The proteins below are encoded in one region of Leptotrichia sp. oral taxon 218:
- the csm2 gene encoding type III-A CRISPR-associated protein Csm2: MGNSKISFSDFKKENNSERRGSNSRNRNGKNIQNNNWNSPKFKVTEIMKEILEKGYRDKSKNVLRKELVSIEAKNIAENMKITNSQLRAFFNELKKLKQKYIDENEKNVDKLHIELLILKSKLEYKKGGKKITNEFSEFMEKNIDIVIKENTIQSYKDFLVFFETVLGYMYGLGGVNNR; the protein is encoded by the coding sequence GAAAGAAGAGGTAGTAATAGTCGAAATCGGAATGGTAAAAATATACAAAATAATAATTGGAATAGTCCAAAATTTAAAGTGACAGAAATAATGAAAGAAATATTAGAAAAAGGTTATCGAGACAAATCAAAAAATGTATTAAGAAAAGAGCTTGTATCGATAGAAGCTAAAAATATAGCAGAAAATATGAAAATAACAAATAGTCAGTTAAGAGCATTTTTTAATGAATTAAAAAAATTAAAGCAAAAATATATAGATGAAAATGAGAAAAATGTAGATAAATTACATATAGAGTTATTGATATTAAAATCAAAATTAGAGTATAAAAAAGGTGGAAAGAAAATAACAAATGAATTTTCTGAATTTATGGAAAAAAATATTGACATTGTCATTAAAGAAAATACAATACAAAGTTATAAAGATTTTTTAGTATTTTTTGAAACAGTATTAGGATATATGTATGGACTTGGTGGGGTAAATAATAGATAG